From the genome of Bacteroidia bacterium, one region includes:
- a CDS encoding T9SS type A sorting domain-containing protein — MRYFVILLTIFTGSLNAQNNLCTGAIHLDTISQETSFGFSQPPGQDTAWFSFVATGQCMNLAVEPPNILSDTAHFHNLTLNACTILKLLFGYECELIFPTANNLRTSEQSIQEKNAENEYLGNCFPNPARDKVFIPYSLPSGSGGYIRVTELSGKILSETVIKEGAHTLELNVSALQSGVYLHEMEIDGEIVSKRKLVVIK, encoded by the coding sequence ATGCGATACTTCGTTATCCTTCTCACCATTTTTACCGGCTCCCTAAACGCTCAAAACAACCTCTGTACGGGTGCTATTCACCTCGACACTATTTCCCAGGAAACTTCTTTCGGATTCTCCCAGCCGCCGGGGCAGGATACGGCCTGGTTCAGCTTTGTAGCCACAGGACAATGCATGAACCTGGCGGTTGAGCCGCCTAACATCCTTTCGGATACTGCTCATTTTCATAACCTTACCTTAAATGCCTGTACCATCCTGAAATTATTGTTTGGGTATGAATGCGAACTGATCTTTCCCACTGCAAATAATCTGAGAACAAGCGAGCAGAGCATACAGGAAAAAAACGCGGAGAATGAATACCTGGGAAATTGTTTTCCAAACCCTGCCCGGGATAAGGTGTTTATCCCCTATTCACTCCCTTCAGGCAGCGGCGGGTACATACGGGTAACAGAGCTGAGCGGAAAGATTTTATCAGAAACGGTAATAAAAGAAGGAGCTCATACCCTTGAGCTGAATGTTTCGGCATTGCAGTCCGGGGTGTATCTCCATGAAATGGAGATAGACGGAGAAATTGTTTCCAAACGTAAACTGGTAGTAATAAAATAA
- a CDS encoding T9SS type A sorting domain-containing protein, translating to MKTTISAFFLVLFQTLSSQQWFSVNNNNTDTYPSCLGVFSGKLTAAGYFSQIGGVNASRVACYNGNWAAMGTGTTSGIPLAMTEYNGELYAGGNFIDMGGAPSTIIIARWDGSQWKTAGNAQASGWVYSLCVYNGELYAGGDFTVMGGVPCNRIAKWNGTNWSAVGSGVTGSIPTVYAMSVYNGKLYVGGMFNNAGGVTAYNIARWDGMQWDSVAAGLTGAVGAMVADTIRNFLYAGGGFGASGVTPLLGVGAWNDTIWSAMGTDSVPAGESLEMYNGDLYASGVAGWTIYNGDTIKFLAKWDGNDWSSVSDFNATILDIKAFSGNLYVVGGFTQVDTSTIKYIACMGPNCLTVGINNLNEDTISWNIFPNPSAEEITITYSAIKIQDSKARLMNNLGQTMKVIKLEEGSEEMNIKVSDLSPGIYFVCMEQEDVITKSKKLIIVR from the coding sequence ATGAAAACAACTATTAGCGCATTTTTTCTTGTTCTGTTTCAAACCTTGTCATCGCAGCAATGGTTTTCTGTTAACAATAATAATACAGACACCTATCCATCCTGTCTCGGAGTATTTAGCGGAAAACTGACAGCCGCAGGATATTTTAGTCAAATTGGCGGGGTTAATGCAAGCAGGGTGGCTTGCTATAATGGGAACTGGGCAGCAATGGGTACTGGAACTACCAGCGGAATACCATTGGCCATGACTGAGTATAATGGTGAGCTTTATGCAGGTGGAAATTTTATTGATATGGGCGGTGCTCCTTCCACAATAATCATTGCCCGATGGGACGGTTCACAGTGGAAAACCGCAGGAAATGCACAAGCATCAGGCTGGGTTTACTCCCTCTGCGTTTACAACGGAGAACTCTATGCGGGGGGAGATTTTACGGTAATGGGCGGAGTACCCTGCAACCGCATAGCCAAATGGAACGGCACAAACTGGAGCGCGGTGGGCAGCGGTGTTACTGGGAGCATTCCTACAGTTTATGCCATGAGCGTTTACAACGGAAAACTATACGTTGGTGGCATGTTCAACAACGCCGGTGGTGTTACCGCTTACAACATTGCCCGCTGGGATGGAATGCAATGGGATAGCGTAGCGGCGGGATTGACCGGGGCTGTTGGTGCAATGGTTGCAGATACTATTCGAAATTTTTTATATGCAGGTGGGGGTTTCGGAGCATCTGGTGTAACTCCTTTACTTGGAGTTGGAGCATGGAATGATACTATTTGGTCAGCCATGGGTACGGATAGTGTTCCTGCAGGAGAATCATTAGAGATGTATAATGGTGACCTGTATGCATCTGGAGTTGCGGGATGGACCATCTATAATGGCGACACCATTAAATTTTTAGCCAAATGGGACGGGAACGATTGGAGCTCTGTTTCTGATTTCAATGCAACAATTTTAGATATTAAAGCATTCAGCGGTAATTTATATGTAGTGGGAGGTTTCACCCAGGTAGACACCAGCACCATCAAATACATCGCCTGCATGGGGCCAAATTGCTTAACGGTGGGGATTAACAATTTGAATGAAGATACTATTTCCTGGAACATTTTTCCTAATCCCTCAGCAGAAGAAATCACCATAACATATTCAGCCATCAAGATTCAAGATTCAAAGGCGAGGCTCATGAATAACCTGGGGCAAACCATGAAGGTTATAAAGTTAGAGGAAGGATCAGAAGAAATGAACATTAAGGTTAGTGATTTAAGCCCGGGGATTTATTTTGTTTGCATGGAGCAGGAAGACGTAATCACAAAAAGTAAAAAACTAATCATAGTCCGATGA
- a CDS encoding M28 family peptidase, with translation MKQLALLFLLFLILESFSQSTNILSTNPLAEQIMLGNYNPATYAQVTPITHPDSISRKINQWVNPDSLKAYIIQLSTFRNRNTGADTLSNITGVGAARRWVYSKFQQFSASSENRLIPSYLQFNQSICSMSQHRNIFCVLPGSDTTDKSILLIEGHIDSRCEGSCDINCNAQGIEDNASGTALVMELARVMSKFTFKHTIVFVATIGEEQGLYGAEAFADYVQQKGILMKAVQNNDVIGGIICGQTSSPPSCPFLNHIDSTNVRLFSYGSFNSPHKGYCRFIKLEYKEQLIPYLAYPNIINIMSPEDRTGRGGDHIPFRQHNYTAMRLTSANEHGDANVSNMSYADRQHTTRDTLGVDTNNDQVVDSFFVDFNYLKRNAVINGNALAMCALGPKQPDFQVTAIGVNQIRVQVTQQTQYGQYRVGIRTSTHDWDTVFTMTNTLIDTFTVVPPTNFNIYVQVMSVDADSVESVPSVERLINVSSTGDVLHGSKDIELMYNKPNPFDEATWLTFYSTRGGIKGTLFIHDIAGKELRRIIVQINAGMNEVLYEHGYGMTGILTWKLEVEGKTVGSRTMTFAN, from the coding sequence ATGAAACAATTAGCCCTTTTGTTCCTTTTATTCTTGATTCTTGAATCTTTTTCCCAGTCCACCAACATCCTTTCCACCAATCCGCTGGCAGAGCAGATCATGCTTGGAAACTACAATCCCGCCACCTACGCACAAGTCACACCCATTACGCACCCCGACAGTATCAGCCGGAAAATTAATCAGTGGGTCAATCCGGATTCTCTTAAAGCCTATATCATTCAGCTTTCTACCTTTCGCAACCGGAATACCGGAGCAGATACACTAAGCAATATAACGGGGGTGGGCGCTGCCAGACGCTGGGTCTATTCCAAATTTCAGCAGTTTTCCGCCTCCAGCGAAAACAGACTCATTCCATCGTATCTGCAATTCAACCAGAGTATCTGTTCCATGAGCCAGCACCGGAACATATTTTGTGTGCTCCCCGGAAGCGACACTACAGATAAATCCATTCTGCTCATTGAAGGGCACATCGACAGCCGATGTGAAGGCTCCTGCGACATCAACTGCAATGCACAAGGAATTGAAGACAATGCCAGCGGAACAGCATTAGTAATGGAATTAGCCCGTGTGATGTCTAAATTTACATTCAAACATACGATTGTTTTTGTAGCTACTATCGGCGAAGAGCAAGGGCTGTACGGCGCAGAAGCATTTGCTGATTACGTGCAGCAAAAAGGAATTCTGATGAAAGCCGTACAGAATAACGATGTGATTGGCGGGATTATATGCGGACAAACATCCTCCCCTCCCTCCTGCCCTTTCCTGAACCATATTGACTCCACCAACGTCCGTCTTTTCTCCTACGGAAGTTTTAACTCGCCTCATAAAGGATACTGCCGATTTATCAAACTGGAATACAAGGAACAGCTGATTCCGTACCTCGCTTATCCTAACATCATCAATATTATGAGTCCGGAAGACCGTACCGGCAGGGGCGGCGATCACATTCCTTTCCGACAGCACAACTATACTGCCATGCGTCTTACCTCCGCCAATGAACACGGAGATGCCAATGTCAGCAACATGAGTTATGCCGACAGGCAGCATACCACACGGGATACATTAGGAGTAGATACGAACAACGACCAGGTGGTGGACAGCTTTTTTGTTGATTTCAATTATCTGAAGCGAAATGCCGTGATCAACGGAAATGCCCTTGCCATGTGCGCACTTGGCCCGAAGCAACCCGATTTTCAGGTGACTGCTATAGGAGTGAACCAGATCCGGGTGCAGGTCACCCAGCAAACTCAGTATGGGCAATACCGCGTCGGAATCCGAACCTCTACGCACGACTGGGATACTGTTTTTACAATGACCAATACACTGATTGATACTTTCACGGTGGTGCCGCCGACTAATTTCAACATTTATGTGCAGGTAATGTCGGTGGATGCAGATTCTGTAGAAAGCGTGCCGTCTGTGGAACGACTCATCAACGTAAGCAGCACCGGTGATGTACTGCACGGCTCAAAAGACATAGAGCTGATGTACAACAAACCGAATCCCTTTGACGAAGCCACCTGGCTCACGTTCTATTCAACCAGGGGCGGTATAAAAGGAACCCTGTTTATACATGATATCGCTGGAAAGGAACTTCGAAGAATAATCGTACAGATCAATGCCGGCATGAATGAGGTGCTTTATGAACATGGATATGGAATGACCGGCATTCTTACCTGGAAGCTGGAGGTAGAAGGAAAAACGGTGGGAAGCAGAACCATGACTTTCGCGAACTGA
- the rpsO gene encoding 30S ribosomal protein S15: MYLTTEKKKDFFKKHGGNEKNSGAAEAQIALFTHRINHLTSHLESKKKDMNTQRSLINLVGKRKSLLDYLRRTDITRYRAIIKELDIRK, translated from the coding sequence ATGTATCTGACCACAGAAAAAAAGAAAGATTTCTTCAAGAAGCACGGAGGGAACGAAAAGAACAGCGGAGCTGCCGAAGCGCAGATCGCGCTTTTCACCCATCGTATCAATCATCTCACGAGTCACCTCGAATCCAAAAAGAAGGACATGAACACCCAGCGTTCCCTCATCAATCTGGTGGGAAAGCGCAAGAGCCTGCTGGACTACCTTCGTCGTACGGACATTACCCGCTACCGTGCGATCATCAAGGAACTTGATATCCGCAAATAA
- the pnp gene encoding polyribonucleotide nucleotidyltransferase, whose product MNPISHTIDLGDGRTVILETGKLAKQADGAVVLRCGNTMLLATAVSAKNAKDGVDFMPLTVDYQEKFAATGRYPGGFFKREAKLSDYEVLICRLVDRALRPLFPDNYHADTQVMISLISGDRNQLPDCFCCLAASAALELSDIPFNGPISEVRVSRINGEFRINPTISDMENSDIDMIVAASEKDIVMVEGEMKEIAEHDMIAAIKFAHEAIRKQIFAIKEFAKKAGKGKKREYSHETHDETLREKVKKELYAKAYAVAQSANPNKSERKEAFGKALEEFLSSYSEEERAKVESLAKRYYHDVEKDAMRNAVLDKGVRLDGRKTTDIRPIWCEVDYLPSAHGSALFTRGETQSLTSVTLGTKMDTLTIDGAILQGSNNFFLHYNFPGFSTGEVKPNRGTSRRETGHGNLAQRALKRVIPSENPYTIRIVSDILESNGSSSMATVCAGTLALMDCGVQIKKPVSGIAMGLITDNKTKRFAILSDILGDEDHLGDMDFKVCGTENGIVACQMDLKVDGLPYEVMEQALEQAKRGRMHILKEMTKAIEKPREDYKPHAPRLIQITIPKEFIGAVIGPGGKVIQEMQRETNTVIVIEEKDGVGMIDIASDNKEGIDAALKRIKAITAVPEVGEVYEGKVKSILNFGAFVEFMPGKDGLLHISEVEHRRLESLDGVLKEGDRIQVKLIGVDPKTGKVKLSRKALLPKPEKQS is encoded by the coding sequence ATGAATCCCATTTCACATACCATTGATTTAGGAGACGGACGTACCGTGATCCTCGAGACAGGAAAACTTGCCAAGCAGGCTGATGGCGCCGTTGTACTTCGTTGCGGCAATACCATGCTGCTTGCTACCGCTGTGTCTGCAAAAAATGCAAAAGACGGCGTTGACTTCATGCCGCTCACCGTTGATTATCAGGAAAAATTTGCCGCAACAGGAAGATATCCCGGCGGATTCTTCAAACGGGAAGCAAAACTCTCGGATTATGAGGTACTAATCTGTCGCCTCGTGGACCGTGCCTTACGGCCGCTCTTCCCTGATAACTACCATGCAGATACGCAGGTGATGATCTCCCTGATTTCCGGCGACAGGAACCAGTTACCGGACTGTTTCTGCTGTTTGGCTGCCTCCGCTGCCCTCGAGCTCTCCGACATTCCGTTCAATGGCCCCATCAGTGAAGTTAGAGTATCACGGATCAACGGGGAGTTCCGGATTAACCCGACCATCTCCGACATGGAGAATTCGGACATTGATATGATCGTGGCCGCATCAGAGAAGGACATTGTGATGGTGGAAGGAGAAATGAAAGAAATTGCAGAACACGATATGATCGCTGCGATCAAGTTTGCGCATGAGGCCATCCGGAAGCAGATCTTCGCCATTAAGGAATTTGCCAAAAAAGCAGGAAAAGGAAAAAAGAGGGAATACTCCCACGAAACACATGACGAGACCCTTCGCGAGAAGGTAAAGAAAGAACTCTACGCGAAGGCGTATGCCGTAGCACAGTCTGCCAACCCCAACAAATCCGAACGCAAGGAAGCATTTGGTAAGGCACTGGAAGAATTCCTCTCCTCCTACAGCGAAGAAGAAAGAGCTAAGGTGGAATCACTGGCGAAACGGTATTACCACGATGTGGAAAAGGATGCCATGCGGAACGCGGTGCTGGATAAAGGCGTTCGACTGGACGGCAGAAAAACCACAGATATTCGTCCCATCTGGTGCGAGGTGGATTATCTTCCATCTGCACACGGCTCTGCACTCTTTACACGCGGAGAGACCCAGTCGCTTACCAGCGTTACGCTGGGTACCAAGATGGACACGCTTACCATAGACGGAGCTATTTTACAGGGATCCAATAATTTCTTCCTGCATTACAATTTTCCCGGGTTTTCCACAGGAGAAGTGAAGCCCAACCGCGGCACTTCCCGCCGTGAAACCGGACACGGGAACCTGGCACAGCGAGCCCTCAAGCGGGTAATCCCTTCAGAAAATCCGTACACCATCCGCATCGTTTCCGATATCCTCGAATCCAACGGAAGCTCCTCGATGGCTACTGTATGCGCAGGAACACTCGCCCTCATGGATTGCGGTGTCCAGATTAAAAAACCGGTATCCGGTATCGCAATGGGTCTGATAACAGACAATAAGACCAAACGCTTCGCCATTCTTTCAGATATTCTCGGCGATGAAGATCACCTGGGAGACATGGATTTCAAGGTATGCGGCACCGAAAACGGAATTGTTGCCTGCCAAATGGATCTGAAGGTAGACGGGCTTCCCTACGAAGTAATGGAACAGGCACTGGAACAGGCCAAGCGCGGCCGTATGCACATCCTGAAAGAAATGACAAAAGCCATTGAAAAACCACGGGAAGATTACAAGCCCCATGCGCCCCGACTCATCCAGATCACTATACCCAAGGAATTCATCGGCGCTGTGATCGGGCCGGGCGGCAAAGTGATACAGGAAATGCAGCGCGAAACCAATACCGTGATCGTGATCGAAGAAAAAGACGGCGTTGGAATGATCGACATTGCTTCCGATAATAAAGAAGGTATTGACGCGGCACTGAAACGCATCAAAGCCATCACTGCGGTTCCGGAAGTAGGCGAAGTCTACGAAGGAAAAGTAAAAAGTATCCTCAACTTCGGCGCGTTTGTGGAATTCATGCCAGGCAAGGACGGACTCCTGCACATCAGCGAAGTAGAACACCGACGCCTGGAATCCCTCGACGGGGTTCTTAAAGAAGGAGACCGCATACAGGTAAAACTGATAGGGGTAGATCCCAAGACCGGAAAAGTGAAACTTTCCCGGAAGGCCCTGCTCCCTAAACCCGAAAAGCAAAGCTAA
- a CDS encoding DUF4290 domain-containing protein — translation MEYNTQQPHLTLAEYGRHVHKMVMHCKAIKNRDERNRCANSIITVMGTLNPQLRDVPDFKHKLWDHLFVMADFDLDVDAPYTKPSRETFQSKPDRMKYPSLDIRYKHYGRIVEKLINEGAEMPDGDMKKYFVELLANLMKRHYLNWNRDSVNDEVIVQHLKELSKGKLKLDESFNFKATQDIIIQNKQRPQQGSGFGGKKQFHKRGKFRKKY, via the coding sequence ATGGAATACAACACACAACAGCCTCACCTTACTCTGGCAGAATACGGCCGGCACGTACACAAGATGGTAATGCACTGCAAGGCCATTAAAAACAGGGATGAGCGAAACCGCTGTGCAAATTCCATCATCACCGTAATGGGAACCCTGAATCCGCAACTAAGAGATGTACCTGATTTCAAACACAAATTGTGGGATCATCTTTTTGTAATGGCCGACTTTGATCTCGATGTGGATGCTCCCTATACGAAACCCAGCAGGGAGACATTCCAGTCGAAACCCGATCGGATGAAATATCCCTCCCTCGACATTCGCTACAAGCACTACGGACGCATTGTGGAAAAGCTGATTAACGAAGGTGCCGAAATGCCGGACGGCGACATGAAGAAGTATTTTGTAGAGTTGCTCGCCAACCTTATGAAACGGCACTACCTGAACTGGAACCGCGACAGTGTGAACGATGAAGTGATTGTGCAGCACCTAAAAGAACTCTCCAAAGGAAAACTGAAACTGGATGAGTCATTTAATTTCAAGGCTACTCAGGATATCATAATTCAGAACAAGCAACGGCCTCAGCAGGGCAGTGGCTTCGGAGGGAAAAAACAATTTCACAAACGCGGCAAATTCCGTAAAAAGTACTGA
- the bamE gene encoding outer membrane protein assembly factor BamE, which produces MRVVLLCLTLVLLSCDGGDIDKVKPGMTQQQVIEIMGNPDEVFPASRMGNDGTVESITLWQYGSNQGLIWKDGQVQEVIPDLDALMRELQNAP; this is translated from the coding sequence ATGCGTGTCGTCCTCCTGTGCCTGACCCTCGTTCTCCTTTCCTGCGACGGTGGTGATATTGATAAAGTTAAACCCGGGATGACCCAGCAGCAAGTGATCGAAATTATGGGTAACCCTGACGAGGTATTTCCCGCCAGCCGTATGGGCAACGATGGCACTGTTGAAAGTATTACGCTCTGGCAATACGGATCCAACCAGGGCCTTATCTGGAAAGACGGACAGGTACAGGAAGTAATTCCTGATTTGGATGCCCTTATGCGCGAACTTCAGAACGCTCCGTAA
- the murA gene encoding UDP-N-acetylglucosamine 1-carboxyvinyltransferase, whose amino-acid sequence MAIFEITGGKKLKGEVLPQGAKNEALQVISAVLLTPEKVTISNIPDIVDVNKLIQLLRDLGVKVEKSGHEQYTFQADHVNIDHLNSEEFRTKGGGLRGSVMIIGPLLARYGKGYIPKPGGDKIGRRRMDTHFIGFQTLGAKFIYDNKSEFYKVEASDLKGAYMLLDEASVTGTANILMAAVMAKGTTIIYNAACEPYLQQLCKMLNRMGAKISGIGSNLLTIEGVRELKGTEHRCLPDMIEVGSFIGLAAMTQGEITIKNVSWENLGVIPNTFRRLGIRIEQRGDDMFIPSQESYEIETFIDGSIMTIADAPWPGFTPDLISIVLVTATQAKGSVLIHQKMFESRLFFVDKLIDMGAQIILCDPHRATVIGLGRKYNLRGISMASPDIRAGVSLLIAALSAEGKSTIFNINQIDRGYQNIDTRLKSLGALITRKE is encoded by the coding sequence ATGGCCATTTTCGAAATCACCGGAGGTAAAAAACTAAAAGGGGAAGTGCTGCCGCAGGGCGCCAAGAACGAAGCGCTGCAGGTTATTTCCGCCGTACTTCTCACACCGGAAAAAGTTACGATCAGCAATATCCCCGATATCGTGGATGTGAACAAACTGATCCAATTGCTGCGCGACCTGGGAGTAAAAGTAGAAAAGAGCGGTCATGAACAATACACCTTTCAGGCAGATCATGTGAATATTGATCACCTGAATTCGGAAGAATTCAGAACAAAGGGAGGCGGACTCCGCGGTTCGGTGATGATCATCGGCCCGCTGCTTGCCCGTTACGGAAAAGGATATATTCCAAAACCCGGTGGCGACAAGATCGGCCGAAGGAGAATGGACACGCACTTTATCGGATTCCAGACACTCGGAGCAAAATTTATTTACGACAACAAAAGCGAGTTTTATAAGGTGGAGGCCTCTGACCTGAAAGGAGCATACATGCTGCTGGACGAAGCCTCGGTAACCGGTACAGCCAACATTCTTATGGCCGCTGTGATGGCAAAAGGAACCACGATTATCTACAATGCCGCCTGTGAACCTTACCTGCAGCAACTGTGCAAGATGCTCAACCGTATGGGAGCAAAAATATCCGGCATCGGTTCCAACCTGCTGACCATCGAGGGCGTCAGAGAATTGAAAGGCACCGAACACCGCTGCCTGCCCGATATGATAGAAGTGGGAAGTTTTATCGGGCTGGCCGCCATGACCCAGGGCGAGATCACAATAAAAAATGTTTCCTGGGAAAATCTGGGTGTTATTCCCAATACGTTCCGGCGATTGGGCATCCGGATTGAACAGCGCGGCGATGATATGTTCATCCCTTCGCAGGAATCCTATGAGATAGAAACGTTCATTGACGGTTCTATCATGACCATCGCAGACGCACCATGGCCGGGATTTACTCCCGACCTGATCTCTATTGTGCTCGTAACCGCCACACAGGCTAAAGGAAGTGTGCTGATTCATCAGAAAATGTTTGAAAGCCGCCTTTTCTTTGTAGATAAACTGATTGATATGGGTGCACAGATCATTCTGTGTGACCCCCACCGGGCAACAGTGATCGGACTGGGAAGAAAATACAACCTGCGCGGAATTTCCATGGCCTCTCCCGACATCCGCGCCGGCGTATCCCTTCTGATAGCAGCACTTTCCGCTGAAGGAAAAAGTACCATCTTCAATATCAACCAGATCGATCGCGGATATCAGAATATTGACACGCGACTCAAATCTCTGGGTGCCCTTATTACCCGGAAAGAGTAA
- a CDS encoding TlpA family protein disulfide reductase, with protein MTDYRPRMKTLLYTVALTLLCISLMSTIFSHRQQTIGPAIGQIAPEIIVKTPKAKSFPNPGGKGDIPPGDGISGLFKDSVLKLSSLSGNLVLIDFWASWCGPCRMENPAVVAAHEKYRNETFTNGKKFIVFNVSLDQTKDKWMAAIEKDKLNWPYHGSELKGWSTSASALYGVSSIPANFLINGRGVIIAKNLRGPALEQELEKYRVKK; from the coding sequence ATGACAGACTACCGACCCCGGATGAAAACACTTCTCTATACCGTAGCGCTCACGCTCCTCTGTATTAGTCTGATGAGTACTATTTTCTCTCATCGTCAGCAAACCATTGGTCCGGCTATCGGACAAATCGCTCCGGAGATAATCGTGAAGACTCCCAAAGCGAAAAGCTTTCCTAACCCTGGAGGCAAGGGAGATATTCCTCCCGGAGATGGCATTTCAGGTTTGTTCAAAGACAGTGTACTCAAACTCTCCTCCCTGAGCGGAAACCTTGTACTCATTGACTTCTGGGCCAGCTGGTGCGGACCCTGCAGAATGGAAAACCCTGCCGTAGTGGCGGCTCACGAGAAATACAGGAATGAAACGTTTACCAATGGCAAAAAATTTATCGTTTTTAATGTTTCGCTGGACCAAACCAAAGACAAGTGGATGGCCGCAATCGAAAAAGATAAACTGAACTGGCCCTATCACGGTTCTGAGCTAAAAGGATGGAGTACCTCCGCCTCTGCTCTTTACGGCGTGTCTTCTATTCCTGCCAACTTCCTGATCAACGGCCGCGGTGTAATTATTGCCAAGAACCTTCGCGGACCCGCACTGGAGCAGGAATTGGAGAAATACCGGGTTAAAAAATAA
- the lpxD gene encoding UDP-3-O-(3-hydroxymyristoyl)glucosamine N-acyltransferase: protein MQFPASQIAALLEGQVEGNPDISVHTLTRIEEGVKGGLCFLEKMEYEKYLYDTLASVVIVNRDFKPARPVPSGCTLVRVADPRAAFSKLLEMYAKTRVPKAGIAASAVVAPSAQVGENVFIGDLTYIGENVRIGKNSRIYQGVMIADNVKIGDDCLLYPGTRIYADSVLGNHVTLHAGVVIGGDGFGFFPNAENNYSKILHLGNVIIEDHVEIGANTTIDRATLGSTLIRKGAKLDNLIQIGHNAEVGENTVIVAQTGIAGSTKIGKNCMIGGQVGIVGHLRIADGTKIAAQSGVTQNITEPNTTIQGSPAFSIGEYKRSYVHFRNFPEIAKRIKDLEGLLQELKSLQESK from the coding sequence ATGCAATTCCCTGCTTCTCAGATTGCTGCGTTACTGGAAGGACAGGTGGAGGGAAATCCCGACATCTCGGTTCATACGCTTACCCGCATTGAGGAAGGCGTAAAGGGAGGATTGTGCTTCCTGGAGAAAATGGAGTACGAGAAGTACCTCTATGATACCCTGGCAAGCGTTGTGATCGTGAACAGGGATTTTAAGCCCGCTCGGCCGGTTCCTTCCGGCTGCACCCTTGTACGCGTGGCTGATCCACGCGCCGCCTTCAGCAAGTTGCTGGAAATGTATGCCAAAACCCGCGTTCCCAAAGCGGGCATTGCTGCTTCGGCCGTAGTAGCCCCTTCTGCCCAGGTCGGTGAGAATGTATTTATTGGAGATCTCACCTACATCGGGGAAAATGTGCGCATCGGCAAGAACAGCAGGATCTATCAGGGAGTGATGATCGCAGATAATGTAAAGATCGGGGATGACTGCCTTCTCTATCCCGGCACACGCATCTACGCCGACTCTGTTCTGGGAAATCACGTAACACTGCACGCCGGGGTTGTAATCGGCGGAGACGGGTTCGGATTTTTTCCCAATGCGGAAAATAATTATTCCAAGATTCTCCACCTCGGCAACGTAATCATAGAAGATCACGTGGAAATTGGTGCCAATACCACAATCGACCGTGCCACCCTGGGCTCCACCCTTATCCGAAAGGGTGCCAAGCTGGACAATCTTATTCAGATAGGCCACAATGCGGAGGTAGGTGAGAATACGGTGATCGTAGCTCAAACCGGTATCGCCGGAAGCACCAAGATCGGAAAGAACTGCATGATCGGTGGCCAGGTTGGGATTGTAGGACATCTCCGCATTGCCGACGGCACGAAGATCGCCGCTCAGTCCGGTGTTACACAAAACATCACAGAACCCAATACAACCATTCAGGGTTCACCGGCTTTTTCCATCGGAGAATACAAGCGGTCCTATGTTCATTTCAGGAACTTCCCCGAAATTGCTAAAAGAATCAAGGACCTGGAAGGACTTCTTCAGGAATTAAAGTCCCTGCAGGAAAGCAAGTAA